The segment TTACACAACGAcaacaaataagacaaaattaGTCATAGTATGCGAGACAAGTACGTACATATGTCTATATGCATTTACATTAACATCAATAGTCGTACATTTTCTTCCGTTCTTGTAACAGGAGAGATAGGTTATTATGTGATTGGCAACCGAGGCCTGTGTAACTCCGACATGGGGTGGATTAAGATCAATGGCAGTATGAACGCGCCAGAAAGAGGTAAGCAGTGCCGTCATTATAGGGAATCTCGTCTTTTGCCTTATGGTAGTATTAAAACGCAGACAAAAAAATCACTAACACTTCTTCTACGGACCACTGCACATCACAGTTGGTCTTTCATTGAAGGATTCTATCCGGAGGAGAAAAGCTAGCagtaaaaatagtattttgctaCTAGAATTACGTTACTAAGAGTTTGAGTTTTTTGCAATCCAGATGAATTTCGAGTATTTTAAAGCGACTGATTTTTCTGATTGACCTTATCTGGGTTATACATCTTTGTCGATTTTCTGTGTCTCTGTTATAAATTACCCGCTAAGCTTTTATGGAATATTTATGTAGAGTAAGGACTAAGAAGGCATCGAAGACCTCTCAGTCCAGCCAGAAAATGACTTTATTCTTCACAGTTTcggaaaaaactgttttttttattggaagaaagtttttttctttcttcaattgATCCGGTCATTCTAAATTTACAAACAGCGTTCAGCTGGGTCCGGTTCTCGATACGAGGCCCTGATCCAGGGGTGAACTTTTTGGTGGACAACGCCGCTCTGTATGAAGTCCCTGAGAACACCAACTGGCTCGCTGATTCCTACACTAACATCGACACATACAGGAAGTCTAATGTCAACATAAGGTAATGCATTTGTCaatattaagtaaataatatctttttccttctgtctaCACATTTTCTCGGTGTTGTTATTGGCGCTAATGTTGTTAATGGTAATATTTGTGTCTTTACAGTCCAAGTAAAAACTAGTCACGAACTGTGTAATCATATGTCTCTGCAATgtgcccctgtgtgtgtgtgtgcggccgtgcgtgagtgcgtgtttctatttctgtatgtgcgtgtgttttcttatttttcagtttcacTTTGCCGCCTGGCGTTTCCTCGTCGAAGTTTGATGTTCAGGTAATTTCTGtcaaataaatgacaatatttcTGGCTGTATAATCTTGTAGCAGAGCGCAAAGATCTACACTTACTGATCTTAATAGCTGAAAGTGACGAAcatttgatgatgattgatgatgattttgcAGATACGATTAAAAAAGCACCTGTACCCTTTCGGAGTAAGAGTAAAAGACACTCAAATGTCAACAAAAGCCTCTAATTTATACAGCCAACTGATCTTTAACATGTTCAACTGGGCCACAGTGCAGAGCTACAAGTGGATGTTTGACAAAGGAAACTTGGTAAATATATCAACTTACCTTTGCGATTTGGCTTCTCTTGAGAGTGAAAACTATCCTCCTAACCCTGAACGAAATTTCCTCAAAACTTGATAACGATGGCGCGTTCTCTGACTTGGACTTTCTTTCAAAGACTTTCATTATCTTTCATCAACTAAAAAAATTCTAACTCAAACTACCAAACGCATTTTTCTGGCATTGTGTGGTAAGTTTTTTGTAATACATGACAAATCCTTTTTAGGGGTGGGGGCTGGGACTAAACACGGGTGTGGTAATttgttgaaataaagaaataaatggaaagaaatattacaaCACACACGTGTAGTCTGTTGGATATAAGGTGGAAATATGCTGTGCTGGAATTAAGGTCAAACAGGTAGACTTTTCTGGGGTCttcttttgcagacaaatccaGACTTCCATAATGCAGTCAACGCCACCAACGTCCTCGTCGCAAGCGGGTGagtgtcatcatcatccgtcatcataatcaatcatcatcatcatcatctattattgttgttgttgttgttgttgttgttgttgttgttgttgttttgtagaTTGAAAGTTCGCGGACACAATATCTTATGGGACGTGGCTGACAACATACCGGATGCGGTTAAGGCGCTGAGTGGACAGGAACTGAGAGACCAATTGGACAAACACGTGCAGTACATGTGTAATCTTGGTCTTGGCAAGTAAGTGCATctactctctctttcccttctcACCGTCGTAAGAGGTCTACACTAGTTCCTCAGCTAAGCCTCAGGTCACCTGTGGATTCAACCACAGACCTGAGTCGATTCGATCAAGGAGTGCAGTTCCTCTTCAGTAGAATTACACTTCTGTTGCTCgttgtatgtaaacaaaactatattttttcataCAGTTTAGTCCTGTGATATACGTAGATTGCCTACCACTGTTATTTAATGCTTTCGAAGTAATACTGCGCATGGATATCTGTGTAGGAGCAACAAATATGGCTTGTTAAAAGCGACTACgaatataaaactaaacaacaCATAGCTGGCGTGAGTCTGAGTAAAACAAAGGCCATCATGCAGCGTGTCGTGCACGTCTTAACAAAGTCCTATGAATATTAAGCTTAattaatgctaaaaataattaaattgatttacaaaaaatatttttttcaaagtaattcttcccccccctcccacacacacacgcatacacacatgaaaaaaatatataaaacaagatataaaaaagaGGAAGTTTTACGTGCACTGGTCAACCAAAAATGATAAAGGAGACTGCATCAAAACGCACTCGCTTCGTGGCCTCATTATTATAGGGATGACGTGGCTGAAACGACTATAGGCAGTTATCAAATCTTGACGTGGTCGAATTAAAAGAAAGTTCGAATTGACCGGCACCCGAGCCTTTCTTTATGTCTATTTCTGTCTGTCAGACTGGCCCACTGGGACGTCATGAACGAGATGACCCATGGTCTATACTATGAGGAGAAGTTACAGGACCGGAACTTCACCAAAAACCTTTACCGACAAATGAAGACCTGTGACAATGTCACGAAGTTGATCTTGAACGACTACCAGGCTGTTGACATCGCAGCGTCAGCAGAGGTAAGAGCCAGAACTGAGAAATCTTAAGTCTTCTTTACAAAGAAAGACGTGGTCATACATAAACTATCTCTGACTGCTGAGGGCCTATTTCAAGATTGGATTTTTCCGAGGTTATTTTTCTTCCCGTTTGCATATGCCATCCGTTCCAGGGAGTTCCTTGTAGTCATCACTATCGACTGGAGCTCTGTCGACATCCAAGTTCTAAATCTCATTGCATTCAGAGGACACCTCAATAAATTTCAGTTAATAGCTACCTTCGTGGTAACCTTACTTCCTTATTAACTCTTAGTGTTTACAACTCTACAATCTGTGCACCAGTTCACACAGCGATGTTCTTAAAATTAGAGGTAACATTCAGACTTCGTCTATTACTGACATAATGGGCAATTTTCATTGACAATGCTGCGACTCTTTCATAAGAGTATGTGTCTTCTGTATCCGTACTTCTCGACTTATACACGTATaactaaatgtaaaatagagatAGTATAACAACATTGgtagaaaacataaacaaataaagaaaaatgtttatatttcgTGCTTTTATGCTTCCAGGAGTACTTCCAGTTGATGTCAGAGTACCTCAGTGAAAACGTTCCCGTGGAAGGCTTAGGGGTGGAGGGTCACGTTCAACAATATCTTGCCGTTGACCCCACGCTGATTCTGGTACTTTTACAACCACGCTCATAATTCGTGTTATGAATAGTGCTTTATTAACTTGTGTAGCCATCTGCCTTTATCTTTTGTCACAAAGCTCTATACTCTAACTATACTACGGAAAGTGCGATGAAGCTAGCAACAAGTGTTGTTTGTGAGgtacttttttcttcaaaataaaccACTGTTATCAAATAACAGGCTGTTAGGCACAAGTGGAAATTACAGCAATGGGCATCAAGCGAATTACACGAGTGACtattataaaaaggaaacaggTTACGATTTGTAATATACCAGTGTAGGCTTTAAAATTGCACGCAAATATATTGTGCAGTTTAGTGAATAATGAAcagaaattaataaaagcaTCCAAAGCacattgcctttttgtttgtatgtcatGCCTAGAAATGTATACGTTTTTATTTAATCTGAGAGATGGGGAGGTCAGTAGTCGTACTGTAGGTCGGACTTCACAACTGCAGTAAAAGTTATTTAACTacaaatatttccttttattgGCGGGGTATAAATGTTCTCTATATATTTCAACGAATACCTTGCAAGTTGcacagagaaaaatgattttatgcGGCTATGTCTGAAAAATATTAGGCAGATAGTTTTCTTAAGTTTACTGTTTGCtgttaaataaattgtttcagAGAACACTCGACCGTTTGTCAATGTTAGGAGGAATAGATGTCTTTATGACCGAGTTTGACGTCGAGTCTCCGGACCCCGTGCAGCGCGCTGATTGGATAGAGGACGCCATGCGAGCACTGTTCAGTCATCCTGCCATGAAGGGCATCATCTACTGGAGTTTCTGGGACCAGGACACGGACAATGTTAACAGAGTGCTCATTCAGGGGACCAATGTGACGGTACGATTCCTGTTGTCTGCCTACTGTTTTACAGAAGGTGACGTTACTATAATACAAAACTAGATGTAGGTGTTGACTATGAAGAGCCAGTCTAGACCAAAGGTTTTGAAGTTATGCTATATCAACAATACATAGCTTCTTATGTCTAAGAAATTCTGTGATGTCGTAAGATTATTACTGTAGacgaattatttatttgttagatCATAGAGCCTGGGCAGCGATTCTTCTGTCtgataaaaaaagaatggaCAACGAATTTGAGTAGCAACCTCGGCAGCAGCTCAAATATCTCCGCCCGTGGTTTCCGAGGCGACTACCAGGTGACCATCAAAAGGTCAGGCGTGCCGGTACAGGTGGAATTCTTCACTTTGGGATCAAGCGACATGTCCTTGAAtatcaaaattacaaacaaaacaagtatggttgtttttttttttttttggtttttttttatcagccgAACAGTTTCTTATTTATCTGTTACAAAAGtaaccattttttaatttaacatatAACCATAATAAAAGAGGCCTGAGTTGACAAAACAATTGTCTATTCTACTGAGAATTAAGAACTCATTAAATTGAAATGGCGTCAGTTTTTTTCTGAGGGctaataaaaattcatttagcCTATTAATTAGTAAATGGAACGATCTTATCTTAACTCAATGTGCTGTAAAGTCTGATAACATCTCAGAGTAAGATTCATACAAATCAAATGATATATTCAtccaaacaattttattaaaatgagtTTGTTATTGACTTCAGCCAATGAAACATTGTAAAGAACCTGGAACTGTATCTTTTCTATGCTTTTCACTTAGAAAGTATACAGTGGAAGATTAATCTATGTATTTAAGTAATTGTTTCCAAGGTATTGTTTGTATCTCTAGCTTTTATATCTATGTactatttatttgtataaatataggtactatttactatttttatatttatgtactaTGTACTATTGTGTAACGTtgtattatcattgttgttggCTCCCCTTCTATGGGACAAGGGCGCTTGAATAAACACCCACTCATTCCACACAGCTGCAGTAAGTGTGCCGGTGGACAAGGACTACGTACCCAAGTGTGTCAGCCATCGTGACCAGAAGTCTCTGGGGCTGCAGTCCACGTCATCAACAAACATGCAGCTCACCTGCGTCAACGTCGAGTCCACTCCCTCTGGTGGCAACGAAGATGACGTGGCATCGGTCACCTGTGGAACGGATCGCATCATGGCAGGCTGCACGAGCTACCAGAATGTGAGCCTTTCAGCGTCTGTCGTTTACCAAAAGGAAGCCTTCCAATTTGTCTCAAGACGACTACACTTCTTTTTTAACAGAGAACACAAATGTGTCTTGCTTACCGCTTACtctaaataaatgtaaaatatgcCTTTTGTCGGGAGTTTTATGTTCTCGTATCTTCAAAATGTAATCTGCTATTAAGTGTAATGAATGTAGAATTGATTAATAAATCAGGCTTAGAGAACCAAATTGTTACTTACATTTTAGATATTGTTCTACGCATGTGTCTGTTCCTCATTGAAGGCCATGCTTTGGACGAGGAAAGGAGAACAGATTGTCTTGGAGAACGGAGTAGCCGTGTGCAAAGCGTACAACGGTCAAAACTCACCGGCAggtaattaattaaaacataaatcgCACGAATTTTCTTATTTCCAAAACTGAATTGTGTGAACATgtaatcaaaatatatttgaaaatgtcGACATCTTTAGGCATTAGTCTACGATCCAATAATATTTCACGTGTCCAAAATATTGAATCTATGTGTTTGCTTAGAGTTTTTCTTGCAAAGAAGAACCTTTTGTTTATCctatttatcattttcatgGTAAAAAAATTGTGCCTTTCTGTTATGCATATTTACAAGCGAGCGAGTATATTTATATGAGGAAATTCTCTCAAAGTAAAACACGCGATTGCGTCGAAACAACAAGTAAAAGCTTTTGgaaatctctctttttttttctttttttttttaagcaacgGAGTATAGCAATTATGGCAATAAGAattatgaaaatgattttgcatTATATTGATTTCACTGAAGCAAATAATTGTAAATGACATATTTGTAAGTAAtcgaaatattatttacagtttcaaGAGATTAAAGCTGCTTTGGGCATAAGCGCTTTTCTGTTTTAGCAATGGTTAAGATGACGTAGAAGGTCTCACGGTTATGATTATGTAAAATACAAAGTCTACCCGACAATATTCTTTACATCTATTTGTTTTGTACTTAGGCGTGACTGCAGCTGCACGGTGCTGCAAGGTGTCTGGCATGAGTTGTGAGTTCCGGTCGGCAGGACCATCTTTGACTTTTGGCGGCGCGCAGGCCGAGGCCATTTGCTCTACAAATACCCTGCTTATAGGTAAAACACAATGTGATTTGCTTCTCTTTCCTATCTTGCGTTCTGAAGCTCTAGTCACGTGTTCTCGTTACGCTCTCGTGCAGTTTAGTCCTCAAACGCTTTAAATCAAGGTCCACTATACCTCCTTATGTTAGACTGAAACATCTAGCCTTGTAGATCTCTAGAGTTAATAAGCACTCAGCTATAACTGATTATAGTGACTGATGCTAAATGTGTAATCCATTTTTTCGCGACTATTTCATTTGGTCTTTAACAAATGTTCAACTTTTGCAAATTTTCCATATGCAGGTTGTTCCAGTTACAGCCAGTTCCCGGATATGAATGGGGCATATGCTAACGACACAGCGAACAGTTGCGTGGCTGAGGGTGGCAATCCTGCATCTACAGATCCTGCTGAACGTTCAGGTCGGTCTGTTTGTGTCAGTATGTAAAGGAATTAAAGTGTTCATTTCTAGGTCTTGTGTCGGCTATCAATTGCTACTGACATTTGATGGTGTATAAAATCAATACTTTAGTGtaggtttacatttttaataacatAAGTATTATTGTGTTTGCgttcttttactttttacgttttttttaaaattttatttatttgattttatttatagcaGGATCCGCTGATTACGCAGCGTGAtggcatttgtttctgtttaaatCAATATTATCAGtttggttttaaaattttaaatatcattaGTATTGATATTAGaatgtaacattattttatttttcatttttatttattgcttcatCGCAGGATCCGTTGCTTACGCAACGTGCTGCTCGTATCCGGACATCTCGTGCAGGCGCGTGTCCTCACTTCCGACAACTCTTGGAGCTGGTGATTACCAAGGAGTGACGTGCCCTTACAACACCACCATGGTATCGTGTAGCTACTTTGCTCCAGACGGCAGGTCTGGAGGAGCCAGAATCATTGGTAAGTTTGTCATTCCGTATCGTTATATATGACTTCActttggtaatattttattgactgtttaaaaaaaacttgtttattgAAACTTTAAGCAAATTAAGCCGTCTCTCAGGATCAAATAAAGGAAAATTCACATTCTCATCTGAAAACATGGTCATACAGTTAAACAATTAATTATTGTTGGTGAGAAGTAATTAATCTGCATCGATAGCTATATTAGTTGTTAAGTTATTCCCTAGTTACTTATTAAAGCATTTACATTTGTAATTTGTGATCTATGAGAGGATCTGTGTGATTGTTCATCTGCAGTCGAATTATACGGTTTGAATTTCAGACTCTAATGGCGGCGACGAATGCAGAGCGTACATGGGAGACAACTTGTCTTCagggtcacgtggtgtgacaGCTACGGCAACATGTTGTATGTAAAGCCGGTACAGACTACGTCGCGATCCTAGTACAGTAACAATGTCGATCGCTGCATTGTGACAGTCTGAACAAAATCTAATTATAACTCAATAGTAGTTCATTGTTCTGTTCGTTCTTAAATCGTGTTCTCACAACGTGTTAGAATAAGTTGTAGCACTTTTTACTCTTGACATCCAGTTCACTTTAAATGCATCTATTCTATGCAGACACTTCGAAAGTAAGACGTGCCCTATCTTTAATtacttgatatatttttattacatgtagatttttttcaaatgttttcatatCACTCATTTGttatctgaaaaataaagatttaatatcCAAAAATCAGATATTGAAGCTATATAGACTGTGATTGTGTTAACACTGTAAACTTTAAATACAAACCATGAAATTGAATTTCACATGTCTATCTCTATTGTACTGAAATTTGAATAGAATTTTACAGTAAGACCTAGTATAAACTAACTtgtctaataataatagtatttaaaacattaaagtgAATTCCCCAGTTTTTTCCTCAGAGTGCACTTTAAGACATCATACAAAGTAAACTATACAAAcatgtgaataaaataaaacatagaccatatcaacaaacaaatgtacagcACAGCATCAATATCCAGAAgcaagatctctctctctctcaagtcaaatttgaaaaaaagtattgaacGCTTGGTTGGAAGCTGTTTTGAATGACCTACTGCAACATCTGAGAGCAGAGCAAATGGTTATGATTTTTGGCATCGAGAAATAATTAGTAAACACGAAAGTCTTCTAGATAATTTATGCAGCAAGATGCATGATAACAGAAATACACATCGTTTAGTCGACATCTTAATAAGCAGTTTCTTCAGCAGCTATGAAATTTCAGGACTGTCAGTACTGGAGATACGACTGGCTTTATGGTCTCAGTACGATCACTCTATGTCCTAGAAATACTTGACGGCATTTGTCTCGTTTAATGGAGAACTTTGGTGTATCAACTGGTATCAAACAGTGAAAGGAATAGTAAGCTTTATGACTTAGTTTGATagtatataaacatatataataatacCTACATACCGATAAATACATGGTTTCTTAAAAGATGCTACTACAAACTTATTTTGTAATCCGGATTTACTAGTGGCATAAAGTAATGAAAGCAAGACGacttgagtaaaaaaaaaaaaagcatattatTTTGGTTTGCTGGGttactttctgtaaaaaaaagcGATGATTACTACTCTAGGACAAAAGTGTTCACAATTTTTGTCCAAAAGATTTTactagcaacaacaacaaagacaatggACTAGTCAAGTCTTTGACGTTCTTAAGAAAGTTCTTTCTCTGACCACCGCTGCGTCCATTACCCTTCAAGATGTCTCGagggacagtcttcgacagggtgtcgtgctgggtcacatggaCAAATGTCTTGCATCTTACGTCTCtcgactgttgaaagtagagaaTTAGCGGCGCATTTATACAGACATTTTTACAATGTGGCCTAACACAGGGTCAGAGCAAATAATTTATTCGtagaggaagaaataaatgaaaatacgCACCACAGTTGTCTCAAGTGCCAGTCAGCTGGGTTGTCAAGTAGATTCCGACCTTCCTCCGTCTCCAGCATCATCACTTGAACAAAAATACCATTGTCTTTCTGTTAGTTATAAGACGATTCTACAAAAGAAGATCCCAGTGCTAACATACATGAACGGTTCTTACGCGCAAACTCGTTTTCTTTTCGTTCAGATCGACTTTCTCTTATCGCGTGAATAAGGTTTAAAGAGCTGCGAATGTGTTTCAAAATGGTGTTCCCCTCATGTACCAAACATCCTTAATACTCGCTTTCTGAAAGTGTTGTAATATTTGAATGTACGGCTTCGTGACTGGACCTCGATTTATTGTCAAGGCAGTTTCTAAAAGGTTTTATCACAAAAGTAATCAAATATCTGAAGATTTCTAAAACAGACCTGCAGGTGACTGATGAGTGACATATAACTAGAAAACTAGTTTCGCAGCAATGGAATGTACTGCCTTAACTTAGCAGCCGACAGGAAAATACGCACAATGGAGTTTTTGACTCAGCTCCAGTCGTCCCAAGTTGacggaaagaaggaaggagacgGAGGTATTCGTTTTATAGGCATGTTTCGATACGCCAAATTGCAAATTTATTGACAACACGTGCTGTCACAACAATATTCTTCTGGAAATTGTACGTTGTCTCAAAATGACAAATTCCAGATGTAACACATTTACACCAACTAATTgaataatatttcattgttgCGCAGAACGCTTATCTTGAATATTGGCCGACCGTGCGTCCTTGGGAAAGttataacagggcttctgcttacgcaaaaaattgcgtacagtacgcattaaaagttcggaggaccccttcaattttcgtcaatggggtcccctccaaattTGGGCGaggaacagggaccccttaaaaatctgaagaaggggtccctgggacccaaagaatttagccttagcagaagccctgtataacATCTCTTAAATGCTTGTTACTCTACATATAAATAGGGACCTAAGAATTTCCCTTTATCTTTCATCTGTTTGTCCGGAAAAAACTCATCTGAGTCATTATAAAAATGAACACGAGACGCTGTAATGAAAACGAAATTGTCCGCCAGCAAGTCTTATTGTCTTTAAGAATCGAGCTGGATATGCTCGTTAAGATCGCTTTTAGACCAGAAAAATTAcggcaagaaagaaagaaagaactttaGCAGAAGGACGAATAGgcagagagatagaaagaacaAGGTATAATATAGTCACAAAGTGTAGACTGCTTAAAGTGTAAGCACTGAGTGTCTTTTGCATCCCATAGCCGACCTTCACCTTTTATTCGGGCAAAAGTGCATCTTAAGTAAGCGATGTCAGTTAATTCACTATCAATGTTTTCTTATCCACCATTGTtgacatattttgaaaagtgGCCTTGTATGAcgtttattgtttacttgtaaTTAATGAGGAACAAGCTGTTGGCTCAGTTTGTGGGAGCCTGTTAGGCACACAACACTCGGATCAG is part of the Pomacea canaliculata isolate SZHN2017 linkage group LG13, ASM307304v1, whole genome shotgun sequence genome and harbors:
- the LOC112554241 gene encoding uncharacterized protein LOC112554241, which encodes MIAYVKLLNDLPGTLWQNIRVTMQYQFVDTGEIGYYVIGNRGLCNSDMGWIKINGSMNAPERAFSWVRFSIRGPDPGVNFLVDNAALYEVPENTNWLADSYTNIDTYRKSNVNISFTLPPGVSSSKFDVQIRLKKHLYPFGVRVKDTQMSTKASNLYSQLIFNMFNWATVQSYKWMFDKGNLTNPDFHNAVNATNVLVASGLKVRGHNILWDVADNIPDAVKALSGQELRDQLDKHVQYMCNLGLGKLAHWDVMNEMTHGLYYEEKLQDRNFTKNLYRQMKTCDNVTKLILNDYQAVDIAASAEEYFQLMSEYLSENVPVEGLGVEGHVQQYLAVDPTLILRTLDRLSMLGGIDVFMTEFDVESPDPVQRADWIEDAMRALFSHPAMKGIIYWSFWDQDTDNVNRVLIQGTNVTIIEPGQRFFCLIKKEWTTNLSSNLGSSSNISARGFRGDYQVTIKRSGVPVQVEFFTLGSSDMSLNIKITNKTTAVSVPVDKDYVPKCVSHRDQKSLGLQSTSSTNMQLTCVNVESTPSGGNEDDVASVTCGTDRIMAGCTSYQNAMLWTRKGEQIVLENGVAVCKAYNGQNSPAGVTAAARCCKVSGMSCEFRSAGPSLTFGGAQAEAICSTNTLLIGCSSYSQFPDMNGAYANDTANSCVAEGGNPASTDPAERSGSVAYATCCSYPDISCRRVSSLPTTLGAGDYQGVTCPYNTTMVSCSYFAPDGRSGGARIIDSNGGDECRAYMGDNLSSGSRGVTATATC